A part of Desulfobacter sp. genomic DNA contains:
- a CDS encoding transposase: MKKKRYSEEQIVKILLEAEKQERPIAEFCKLGGFSEQSYYRWKKKYGGMSVPDVKLPDRLNQA, translated from the coding sequence ATGAAAAAGAAACGCTATTCTGAAGAACAGATCGTCAAAATTCTGCTTGAAGCCGAGAAACAGGAAAGACCTATCGCTGAATTCTGCAAGCTGGGAGGATTCTCCGAGCAAAGCTATTACCGCTGGAAAAAGAAATACGGTGGTATGTCCGTTCCGGATGTAAAGCTACCAGATAGACTCAATCAAGCCTGA
- a CDS encoding ATP-binding cassette domain-containing protein: MRFECRGLTFTYPGANRPVLENLSFSMAAPGFNAVFGPSGVGKTSFARLVAGNGKQGSGWFTYEGISTILYSYNQERLPGWSSTGSHLDKVCPPGKEGLKQELIRIFDVESLMSSRFSQLSMGQQNRMNLIRYLIQDFDMLILDESLANVDEALRETIILAVKQIFPDRLFLYISHNLTEVARFCRDILILGHGENLVVRGRDYCQGYLPDKEGLDRTMLEIMNAV, translated from the coding sequence ATGCGATTTGAGTGCAGAGGTCTGACATTTACATATCCGGGGGCAAACCGGCCGGTGCTGGAAAATTTAAGTTTTTCCATGGCTGCCCCGGGGTTTAATGCGGTGTTCGGTCCGTCAGGGGTGGGGAAGACTTCTTTTGCCCGGCTGGTGGCCGGAAATGGGAAACAGGGGAGCGGTTGGTTCACCTATGAAGGGATTTCCACTATTCTCTATTCCTATAACCAGGAACGGCTGCCGGGCTGGTCAAGTACGGGCAGTCACCTGGACAAGGTCTGTCCCCCGGGAAAAGAAGGGCTCAAACAGGAACTGATCCGGATTTTCGACGTGGAATCCCTGATGAGTTCCCGTTTTTCGCAGCTTTCCATGGGACAGCAGAACCGGATGAACCTGATCCGGTATCTGATTCAGGACTTTGACATGCTGATTCTGGACGAGAGCCTGGCCAACGTTGACGAGGCCCTGCGGGAGACCATCATTCTGGCGGTGAAGCAGATTTTTCCGGACCGGCTTTTCCTTTATATTTCCCACAATTTGACTGAGGTGGCCCGGTTCTGCCGGGATATACTGATTCTTGGGCACGGGGAGAACCTGGTGGTCAGGGGCCGGGATTATTGTCAGGGATATCTTCCTGATAAAGAGGGGCTGGACCGGACCATGCTGGAGATCATGAATGCTGTTTAG
- a CDS encoding succinate CoA transferase codes for MSINGYPILSTDEVTSLIKHGDTVAFSGFTPAGGAKAVPAMLADHARAEQAQGREFRLRVLSGASSGDYIDNGLAEANAISWRAPYQGGKALRDQINRQEVEYVDMHLSHMAQTVGAGFFGKVDVAVVEATEITRDGRVYLSSSIGASPTWLACADKVIIEINHCHSQRLRELADIFIIPAPPRRSPINVHTPLTKIGWPYAQVDPKKVVGIVENDEPDQVSAFTGEDEVSQKIAGHVIEFLLAERTAGRIPEEFFPFQAGVGNTANAVLAGLGSHPDIPPFYMYSEVFQDSMMDLIDAGKLLGASATSLTIVPEKLKKLTDNMDFYSQKIVLRPQEISNHPGIIRRLGVIAMNTALEMDIYGNVNSSHVLGTHIMNGVGGSGEFTRNSHLSIFMTPSIAKGGKISAVVPMTPHVDNNEHSVQIVVTEQGLADLRGLGPLERAEKIINTCAHPAYRPYLHKYIETSPCGHICHDLGKCFELHQNFKEFGTMLPNL; via the coding sequence ATGAGCATAAACGGATATCCAATACTTTCAACAGATGAGGTAACCTCTCTTATCAAACACGGTGACACCGTGGCCTTTTCCGGGTTTACACCGGCGGGCGGGGCCAAGGCTGTTCCGGCCATGCTGGCCGACCATGCCAGGGCAGAACAGGCACAGGGACGGGAATTCCGCCTGAGGGTTTTGAGCGGGGCGTCCTCCGGGGACTATATTGACAACGGGCTGGCGGAAGCCAATGCCATATCCTGGCGGGCGCCTTACCAGGGCGGCAAGGCGCTCCGGGACCAGATCAACCGCCAGGAGGTGGAGTATGTGGATATGCATCTCTCCCACATGGCCCAGACCGTGGGGGCGGGCTTTTTCGGCAAGGTGGATGTGGCTGTGGTGGAAGCCACGGAGATTACCCGGGACGGCCGTGTCTACCTGAGTTCCTCCATCGGCGCCTCCCCCACCTGGCTGGCCTGTGCGGATAAGGTGATCATTGAAATCAACCACTGCCATTCCCAGCGCCTGCGGGAACTGGCCGACATTTTCATTATCCCGGCCCCGCCCCGGCGCAGCCCCATCAACGTTCACACTCCCCTGACCAAGATCGGCTGGCCCTATGCCCAGGTGGATCCCAAAAAGGTGGTGGGCATTGTGGAGAACGATGAACCCGACCAGGTGAGTGCCTTTACCGGCGAAGATGAGGTCAGCCAGAAAATTGCCGGCCATGTCATCGAATTTTTGCTGGCCGAGCGGACGGCCGGCAGGATTCCCGAAGAATTTTTTCCCTTCCAGGCCGGGGTCGGCAATACGGCCAATGCGGTCTTGGCGGGGCTGGGGTCCCATCCGGATATCCCGCCTTTTTACATGTATTCCGAGGTGTTCCAGGATTCCATGATGGACCTCATTGATGCAGGCAAGCTGCTGGGAGCGTCGGCCACCTCGCTGACCATTGTGCCGGAAAAGCTCAAAAAACTGACGGATAATATGGATTTCTATTCCCAGAAAATCGTGCTCCGGCCCCAGGAGATCTCCAACCATCCCGGGATTATCCGGCGGCTGGGGGTGATTGCCATGAATACGGCATTGGAAATGGATATATATGGCAATGTGAACTCTTCCCATGTTCTGGGCACCCATATCATGAACGGGGTGGGGGGCAGCGGGGAATTCACCCGGAACAGCCATCTTTCCATTTTTATGACCCCCTCCATCGCCAAGGGCGGCAAAATTTCCGCGGTGGTGCCCATGACCCCCCATGTGGACAACAATGAGCATTCCGTGCAGATTGTGGTGACAGAGCAGGGTCTGGCCGATTTACGGGGGCTGGGGCCCCTGGAACGGGCGGAAAAGATCATCAACACCTGCGCCCATCCGGCCTACCGGCCCTATCTGCACAAATACATTGAAACCAGTCCCTGCGGCCATATCTGCCACGATCTGGGCAAATGCTTTGAACTCCATCAAAATTTTAAGGAGTTCGGGACCATGCTTCCCAATCTTTAA
- a CDS encoding ABC transporter permease subunit: protein MLFRRIYQFLIVYVLALAGLMAIKYTVGLSDYVIPGLELIRETAGRVASGYFFDVMNTLSVTVLGQLISIIMAFTVGILGRKSSWVGSFIKVMAYNIQAYPIVALAPIIFILLGDGFLSRLLIASMICYFPLLLSVLGIMAAPITDIEHFYIATGRMRWQLEVKIRAFENLSKLTTVIAGSATLAMAGTIVAEFIAADAGIGYSIRIALYQSDLAGILVALFMIGIIISIYQGMLETLGEQMKTKWSAPKGGELL from the coding sequence ATGCTGTTTAGACGGATTTACCAGTTTCTTATCGTCTATGTCCTGGCCTTGGCCGGGCTCATGGCCATCAAATATACCGTGGGGTTGTCGGACTATGTGATCCCCGGATTGGAATTAATACGTGAGACGGCGGGGCGGGTGGCCTCCGGATATTTTTTTGATGTGATGAACACTCTGTCCGTCACCGTTCTCGGGCAGTTGATTTCCATTATCATGGCCTTTACAGTGGGGATCCTGGGCAGAAAATCTTCCTGGGTGGGGTCCTTTATCAAGGTGATGGCTTACAATATCCAGGCCTACCCCATTGTGGCGCTGGCCCCCATCATTTTCATCCTCCTGGGAGACGGATTCCTTTCCCGCCTGCTCATCGCGTCCATGATCTGCTATTTCCCCCTGCTGCTTTCCGTCCTGGGGATTATGGCGGCGCCGATTACAGACATCGAGCACTTTTATATCGCCACAGGAAGGATGCGATGGCAGCTTGAGGTAAAGATACGGGCCTTTGAGAATTTGAGCAAACTGACCACGGTGATCGCCGGTTCCGCCACCCTGGCCATGGCCGGCACCATTGTGGCGGAATTCATTGCTGCCGATGCCGGCATCGGCTATAGTATCCGTATCGCCCTGTACCAGAGTGATCTGGCCGGTATCCTGGTGGCCCTGTTTATGATCGGTATCATCATTTCAATCTACCAGGGCATGCTTGAAACGCTGGGGGAACAGATGAAAACCAAATGGTCTGCACCAAAAGGAGGGGAGCTTTTATGA